The following are from one region of the Paenibacillus sp. JZ16 genome:
- a CDS encoding non-ribosomal peptide synthetase, whose protein sequence is MEQTTCDVSIDELPRGGWADDEGNQVRFSLDFATTRKLHELAFNFGITVDMALMACYAILLAKYTGEDDPVIGYLLERQMFPIRYSPTVHKPLGKFLIEVKHTTMQALEDRNMRKNLSGNPFIKAAFTWQNANATPYESDQLGTFELALTAFKKEFIMIHLEYSARSYRKETIEQMSGHLSRIVHEVVDFPEKVIADIRMMSEEEERQIQAFSGSKTDYPSSQTVHYLFEEQVRLTPDRPAVMTEDHQMSYRELNERANQLAKALQDHGIKPESVVGIVADRSVNMIVGLTAILKAGGAYMPIEADFPCERIEYMLKDSRAGFLLAPSSWKPDIAFEGKVIYWDNAQLSLDSCPHTISAATSQSLAYIIYTSGSTGTPKGVMVEHRNIVRLVKNTNYFNFSKEHRILQTGTITFDASTFEIWGSLLNGSTLYLMKDTDLFDLYKLKETIIGHRITAWFLTTAQFHNLDEQDPDAFRTLDILLIGGEALSPKHVNAVRKRCPDLRMIHMYGPTENTTFSTYFPIERDFESTIPIGRPICNSSAYILDKQLKLQPFGVVGELCVGGDGIARGYVNQLELTEAKFVEHPLLGERLYRTGDLALWLPDGNIEMIGRIDDQVKIRGYRVEPGEIETRLLEHNAISKAAVAVKADGSGNPIICAYFVAKQVLSETEVKAYLARNLPEYFLPSLVVQMESLPLTPNGKVDKKALPDPDLLRPMLVN, encoded by the coding sequence ATGGAACAAACGACTTGTGATGTATCAATTGACGAATTGCCGAGGGGGGGATGGGCCGACGATGAAGGAAACCAGGTTCGTTTTTCCCTTGATTTTGCAACGACCCGAAAACTCCATGAACTTGCGTTCAATTTCGGAATAACTGTGGATATGGCACTTATGGCTTGTTATGCGATCCTGCTTGCCAAATATACCGGCGAGGATGATCCTGTAATTGGGTATCTGTTGGAAAGACAGATGTTTCCTATACGTTACTCTCCTACTGTACATAAGCCATTAGGTAAGTTTCTGATAGAAGTCAAGCATACCACGATGCAAGCACTCGAAGATCGGAATATGCGAAAGAATTTGAGCGGCAACCCGTTCATCAAAGCGGCGTTTACTTGGCAAAACGCCAATGCCACTCCTTATGAATCCGATCAGCTGGGGACGTTTGAGCTTGCTTTGACGGCTTTTAAGAAGGAATTTATCATGATACACCTTGAATATTCGGCCCGCTCCTACAGAAAAGAAACGATCGAGCAGATGAGCGGCCACTTGAGCCGAATCGTGCATGAAGTAGTTGATTTCCCCGAGAAGGTGATTGCCGACATACGTATGATGTCGGAAGAAGAGGAGAGACAGATTCAGGCTTTCAGCGGATCTAAGACGGACTATCCTTCCAGCCAAACGGTCCATTACTTGTTTGAGGAACAGGTCCGTTTAACCCCCGATCGCCCGGCGGTCATGACCGAGGACCATCAGATGTCCTATCGGGAATTGAACGAACGCGCGAATCAGCTTGCAAAAGCACTGCAGGATCACGGCATTAAGCCGGAGAGCGTCGTTGGGATTGTCGCGGATCGGTCTGTCAATATGATTGTCGGGCTTACAGCCATATTGAAAGCTGGCGGCGCTTATATGCCCATCGAAGCCGATTTTCCGTGCGAAAGAATCGAATATATGCTCAAGGACAGTCGAGCGGGATTTTTACTGGCTCCTTCCAGTTGGAAGCCTGACATAGCATTTGAGGGAAAAGTAATTTATTGGGACAACGCGCAGCTAAGCCTTGACAGCTGTCCCCATACGATATCTGCAGCAACCTCGCAAAGTCTAGCCTATATCATCTATACTTCCGGATCAACGGGGACACCGAAAGGAGTCATGGTTGAGCATCGTAACATCGTAAGACTGGTCAAGAATACCAATTATTTCAACTTTTCCAAGGAGCATCGAATTTTGCAAACCGGTACAATAACATTCGATGCGTCGACCTTTGAAATTTGGGGATCCCTTTTGAACGGATCTACTTTGTATTTGATGAAGGACACGGACCTATTTGACCTTTACAAATTGAAGGAAACCATCATCGGCCACCGCATTACGGCTTGGTTTCTGACTACGGCTCAATTCCATAATCTGGACGAACAGGACCCAGACGCCTTTCGTACGTTAGACATCTTGCTAATCGGCGGAGAAGCGTTATCGCCGAAGCACGTAAATGCCGTAAGGAAGAGGTGCCCCGATCTGCGGATGATCCATATGTACGGTCCAACGGAAAACACGACGTTCTCCACTTACTTCCCGATCGAACGTGATTTCGAATCGACCATTCCAATTGGCAGACCAATATGCAATTCATCCGCTTATATTCTTGATAAACAGTTGAAGCTTCAGCCGTTCGGAGTAGTAGGAGAGCTTTGCGTCGGAGGAGACGGTATCGCGCGGGGGTATGTGAATCAGCTGGAATTGACAGAAGCCAAGTTTGTGGAACATCCGCTCCTCGGGGAAAGGTTATATCGAACGGGGGATTTGGCCCTGTGGCTGCCGGATGGCAATATCGAAATGATCGGGCGAATCGACGATCAAGTAAAGATCCGAGGGTATCGAGTGGAACCGGGAGAAATCGAGACCCGGCTATTGGAACACAACGCAATCTCGAAAGCCGCGGTAGCCGTCAAAGCAGACGGAAGTGGAAATCCGATAATATGTGCGTATTTTGTTGCGAAACAGGTGTTGTCCGAAACGGAAGTCAAGGCGTATTTAGCCCGGAATTTGCCTGAATATTTCCTGCCTTCACTTGTGGTGCAGATGGAAAGTTTGCCGCTTACCCCTAACGGGAAAGTCGATAAAAAAGCTCTGCCGGACCCTGATCTTCTTCGTCCGATGCTCGTCAACTGA
- a CDS encoding methyltransferase domain-containing protein: MGTSNWQNISYCVELLRQISPSSVLDVGVGFGRWGMLCREFLDVWSGRVFRKDWKVRVEGIEIFPKNIDRYHAYFYDKIHIADAFEFIPSTSPGEYDVMIMGDVLEHFDKDKALTLLNASIARGKHVLLNIPIGSEWPQGTVYGNEFETHRSIWTTEELDAFPVKAKRHFKDYINRDFSTYLFSSE, translated from the coding sequence ATGGGGACATCCAATTGGCAAAATATTTCGTATTGCGTGGAACTGCTCCGGCAGATATCGCCGTCCTCGGTACTTGATGTCGGCGTTGGATTTGGCCGCTGGGGCATGTTATGCCGCGAATTCCTCGATGTGTGGTCAGGGCGGGTATTTCGTAAGGATTGGAAGGTAAGGGTGGAGGGAATTGAAATATTCCCCAAAAACATTGACCGTTACCATGCGTATTTCTACGATAAAATTCACATCGCTGATGCTTTTGAATTTATTCCGTCAACTTCGCCCGGAGAATATGACGTCATGATTATGGGCGATGTTCTGGAGCATTTCGATAAGGATAAGGCGCTTACCCTGTTGAATGCCAGCATTGCTAGAGGCAAGCACGTTCTGCTTAACATTCCCATCGGATCGGAATGGCCGCAAGGCACGGTGTACGGCAATGAATTCGAGACCCACCGCAGCATCTGGACTACCGAGGAGCTTGATGCTTTCCCCGTTAAAGCCAAAAGGCATTTTAAAGACTATATTAACCGGGATTTTTCAACGTATTTATTTTCTTCGGAGTGA
- a CDS encoding glycosyltransferase family 4 protein: MKILLATFFQIPYVGGLWKYMLQVKQGLEREGHQVDLFGNGLDRFYIFNSNQEVPKVHFKEMFDYKITPATAPLIAEHPWVREAETDRYCMELSLAFIGLDQYDIIHAQDVLAAAAIKRIKPGQIPLVTSIHASAALTVRDMLENNKTSSEDPTSSLVWKYYKSMEYLGSSVSDKVLLASEWLKEVMVHQFRAPSDRIVLIPYALDIPFFQSSMRKVSGNPIMKPKDKTVIISTSRLSYEKGIHVLLNALCRLHVDRQDWECWLVGDGDKRYEYEELCRQMGIQSAVRFLGSREDVPYLLSQAEIFAMPSLMETLSYSVMEAQLAGLPIVSSSAGGLKEAVRHNVDGLLSPPGDAHVLYLHLGQLLSDPSFRRRLGDNALEWALKNRSLHTMIKHLTGVYSEQLSLKKQS, from the coding sequence TTGAAAATCTTGCTGGCTACCTTTTTTCAAATCCCGTACGTCGGTGGATTATGGAAATATATGTTGCAGGTGAAGCAGGGGCTTGAACGAGAGGGACATCAGGTGGATCTTTTTGGGAACGGACTGGATCGGTTTTATATTTTCAACAGTAATCAGGAGGTTCCGAAGGTTCATTTCAAGGAAATGTTCGATTACAAGATAACCCCTGCCACCGCGCCTTTGATTGCGGAGCATCCCTGGGTCAGGGAAGCGGAGACCGACAGGTATTGCATGGAGTTATCACTCGCCTTTATCGGTCTTGATCAATACGATATCATACACGCGCAAGACGTTCTTGCCGCCGCTGCCATAAAACGCATAAAACCAGGACAAATACCGTTAGTGACCTCCATTCACGCTTCTGCAGCTCTTACAGTACGGGATATGCTTGAGAACAACAAAACTTCTTCGGAAGACCCCACTAGCTCCTTGGTCTGGAAATACTATAAATCTATGGAATACTTGGGAAGTTCGGTAAGCGATAAAGTCCTTCTTGCTTCCGAATGGCTTAAAGAAGTGATGGTCCATCAATTTAGGGCTCCTTCCGATCGAATTGTCCTTATTCCTTACGCCCTCGACATCCCTTTTTTTCAAAGCAGCATGCGTAAGGTTTCCGGAAATCCGATCATGAAGCCCAAGGATAAAACCGTGATCATCAGCACATCGCGTCTTAGCTACGAGAAGGGGATTCACGTCTTGTTGAATGCCTTGTGCAGGCTGCACGTGGACCGCCAGGATTGGGAATGCTGGTTGGTCGGAGACGGTGATAAACGATATGAATACGAGGAGTTATGTCGCCAGATGGGTATTCAGTCGGCGGTTCGTTTCCTCGGAAGCCGGGAGGACGTCCCCTATTTGCTGAGTCAGGCCGAAATTTTCGCAATGCCCAGTTTGATGGAAACCCTGTCCTACTCCGTTATGGAAGCTCAGTTAGCAGGTCTGCCCATCGTATCATCCAGTGCAGGCGGATTAAAAGAAGCGGTACGGCATAATGTTGACGGATTGCTGTCTCCTCCGGGAGACGCGCATGTACTTTATCTGCATTTGGGTCAGCTGCTGTCGGATCCTTCCTTCCGGCGCAGGCTTGGGGACAATGCGCTGGAGTGGGCCTTAAAAAACCGGTCACTTCATACGATGATCAAACATTTGACAGGGGTTTATTCGGAGCAGTTGTCTCTAAAAAAACAATCCTAA
- a CDS encoding glycosyltransferase, which yields MIPKVTVIIPFYNCLYVQQAVESALAQTYPEIEVIVVDDGSTEHMDLLNPYVDRIRYIRKINGGTASALNAGIREAKGDYIAWLSSDDFYLPNKTARQMSFMLERGAWISSTNFNFVNDRNLVLMEAPNFSFTSNLELLDRLKRECPINGCTIMMKRQLLEHVGMFNEEIKYTQDYDMWCRVVLAGYEFHYLHDILLHYRYHPNMGTLKHRDALKREIGTLQAIYGDRLEQRRQVLLTGGWQP from the coding sequence ATGATACCGAAGGTAACGGTTATTATCCCTTTCTACAACTGTCTTTATGTTCAACAGGCCGTAGAGAGTGCTTTGGCGCAAACCTATCCCGAGATAGAGGTCATTGTGGTCGATGACGGGTCTACCGAACATATGGATCTCCTGAATCCTTATGTTGACCGCATCCGGTATATCCGAAAGATCAACGGGGGAACGGCTTCCGCCCTTAACGCCGGTATTCGAGAAGCTAAAGGGGATTATATTGCTTGGCTCAGTTCGGACGACTTTTATCTTCCCAACAAAACAGCAAGACAAATGTCGTTTATGCTGGAACGTGGGGCATGGATCAGCAGTACAAACTTCAACTTCGTCAACGATCGGAACTTAGTGCTCATGGAAGCCCCGAATTTTTCGTTTACTTCGAATCTGGAGCTGCTTGATCGATTGAAGAGGGAATGTCCAATTAATGGCTGTACCATCATGATGAAGCGGCAGCTCCTTGAACATGTCGGCATGTTCAATGAAGAGATTAAATACACGCAGGACTACGACATGTGGTGCCGGGTCGTGCTCGCCGGGTACGAATTTCATTATTTGCATGATATTCTTCTGCATTACCGATATCATCCGAACATGGGAACCTTAAAGCACAGAGACGCCCTTAAGCGGGAAATCGGGACCCTTCAGGCCATATACGGCGACAGACTGGAGCAGCGGAGACAGGTATTACTGACAGGAGGGTGGCAGCCTTGA
- a CDS encoding alpha/beta fold hydrolase, which produces METRVNQIELNGRTFQYRESGEPSAPPIVALHALGKSAESWDQVAVVLGEKYRVLALDQRGHGGSARIGKYTFELMCDDLFHFANAMNLERFTLLGHSMGGTVSYLFSETYPSRIEKLIVEDTPPPFPDKPIEVPAEPSDPMPFDWLVVPSILRQLNEPNPEWWLRLNDIIMPTLIIGGGSSHIPQNKLQEVSELIPNCELVMIQDAGHFVHDDNLPAFLSAVKKFLDL; this is translated from the coding sequence ATGGAAACACGTGTGAATCAAATTGAATTGAATGGACGCACTTTTCAATATCGAGAGAGTGGGGAACCTTCTGCACCGCCGATTGTTGCACTTCACGCGCTGGGAAAAAGCGCAGAATCATGGGATCAAGTCGCAGTTGTATTAGGAGAAAAATACCGCGTTTTAGCTTTAGATCAACGGGGTCACGGTGGGAGCGCAAGAATAGGTAAATACACTTTTGAACTGATGTGCGATGACTTGTTTCATTTTGCAAATGCTATGAATTTGGAACGATTTACGCTTCTTGGGCATTCCATGGGGGGAACAGTATCCTACCTTTTCTCGGAAACATATCCTTCGAGGATAGAAAAGTTGATCGTTGAAGACACTCCACCTCCCTTTCCGGATAAGCCGATCGAAGTTCCTGCCGAACCTTCTGATCCTATGCCGTTTGATTGGCTGGTAGTGCCTTCGATTTTACGGCAACTTAATGAACCTAATCCCGAATGGTGGCTGCGTCTTAACGACATCATCATGCCGACTCTTATTATAGGCGGTGGGTCCAGTCATATTCCTCAAAACAAATTGCAGGAAGTTTCTGAGCTTATTCCGAATTGCGAGTTGGTAATGATACAGGATGCTGGGCACTTTGTGCATGATGATAATTTACCAGCTTTCTTGTCTGCCGTAAAAAAGTTCCTTGATTTGTAA
- a CDS encoding GNAT family N-acetyltransferase: protein MNKDKLCLEIKEAEESQLSFLVSQLSPGNPMFQYNRYAAQKRGEGLYLIAWHHNTPVGHFLLRWSGPNDEPVTKLVDIIQSAFLEAGLTVYEYRRQGIATAIIQEAERLAKEKGCTCIGLEVGINNPEAKRLYEKLGYVDWGHGDFLISWEQIDENGNKGIGTEVVIYMQKSLIN, encoded by the coding sequence ATGAATAAAGACAAATTATGTTTGGAAATAAAAGAAGCAGAAGAATCCCAGTTGAGTTTCCTTGTTTCTCAGTTATCACCTGGTAATCCTATGTTTCAGTACAACCGATATGCTGCACAAAAGAGAGGTGAGGGACTATACTTAATCGCTTGGCATCATAACACCCCCGTTGGCCATTTCTTATTACGCTGGAGTGGTCCTAATGATGAACCTGTAACTAAATTAGTGGATATTATCCAAAGCGCTTTCTTAGAGGCTGGGTTAACAGTATATGAATATCGGAGACAAGGTATTGCAACGGCCATAATCCAAGAAGCCGAACGTTTAGCAAAAGAAAAGGGTTGTACGTGTATAGGATTAGAGGTGGGAATAAATAATCCGGAAGCCAAACGACTTTATGAAAAATTAGGCTATGTGGATTGGGGGCACGGGGATTTTTTAATCAGTTGGGAACAGATTGACGAAAATGGAAATAAAGGAATTGGAACAGAAGTTGTGATTTATATGCAAAAAAGTTTGATTAACTAA
- a CDS encoding aminoglycoside phosphotransferase family protein, whose product MLGTKIICTDFQTKPLHGGTVGNVQLVTGNVKTTDGETLPYKIVLKTQKKWERYNDPDSWRREYDLYKSNFGALFSESFRWPECYHVEMNEEENETQIWMEYIDGISGLDLTGDMYERAAEELGRFQGKLYAEQPAVLQSLTNLSKADYMKNFYLHYRSWNRVYDYIRSDDCKIPKYLCQMLIDIDENADEIWSRIEKLPIVLCHRDFWVANIFYSDGKTILMDWDTAGWGYLGEDMASLIADEADVEDMVEYYRRCIPAYYKGFSEYADISHITDNCVYELILLMFGYRLVEWYMDAGSGNKLQETDDERTLHIHTLQKIFEIRNEQ is encoded by the coding sequence ATGCTCGGTACAAAAATAATCTGCACCGATTTCCAAACCAAACCGTTACATGGCGGTACAGTGGGTAATGTACAGCTTGTGACGGGTAATGTCAAAACCACTGACGGTGAGACATTACCCTATAAAATCGTATTAAAAACGCAGAAGAAATGGGAGCGCTACAACGATCCCGATTCATGGCGTAGGGAATATGATTTGTATAAATCCAATTTCGGCGCGCTGTTCTCTGAATCATTCCGTTGGCCTGAATGCTATCACGTCGAAATGAACGAAGAAGAAAACGAAACGCAGATATGGATGGAATATATCGACGGCATATCGGGTTTAGATTTGACCGGCGATATGTATGAACGCGCAGCCGAGGAATTAGGACGGTTCCAAGGCAAGTTATATGCCGAACAGCCAGCTGTCTTACAGAGCTTGACCAACCTGAGCAAAGCGGATTATATGAAAAATTTCTATCTTCATTATCGGTCATGGAATAGAGTGTACGATTATATACGCTCCGACGATTGCAAAATCCCGAAATACCTATGCCAAATGCTCATCGATATTGATGAAAACGCAGACGAAATATGGAGCCGTATTGAAAAGCTCCCCATCGTGCTGTGCCACAGGGATTTTTGGGTAGCAAACATATTCTATTCAGACGGCAAAACCATACTCATGGACTGGGATACCGCGGGGTGGGGCTATTTAGGTGAAGATATGGCAAGCCTTATCGCAGACGAAGCCGATGTTGAAGACATGGTTGAATACTACCGTAGATGTATCCCGGCGTATTATAAGGGCTTTTCGGAATATGCGGATATTTCACACATAACGGATAACTGCGTTTATGAGTTGATCCTACTTATGTTCGGGTACAGGCTTGTAGAGTGGTATATGGACGCAGGATCAGGTAACAAACTCCAAGAAACGGACGATGAAAGAACACTGCACATCCATACCCTGCAAAAAATCTTTGAGATAAGGAATGAACAGTGA
- a CDS encoding Gfo/Idh/MocA family protein — MRTVKVGIIGCGMIAGGKHMPCLSKLDNVQMVAFCDLKPERAEEAAQKYGTPDAKVFTNYKDLLAMEEIEVVHVLTPNSSHAAISIDALESGKHVMCEKPMAVTGAEAKAMYEAHLRTGKKLTVGYQNRSNAKSQLLKKMIADGELGDIYFAKAVATRRRGVPTWGVFLDKEKQGGGPMIDIGTHSLDLILWLMDNYEPESVVGSVFHKLKFTENAANEWGAWDPNEFEVEDSAFGYVKFKNGATVIIETSWALNIAEGGGNLLCGTKGGADFAKNELRINGERDGSLFLNKIEVNANARDLFRGEEMTDFEYEAKQWIHSIVNNTEPLVKPREAMIVSQILEAVYISADTGKTVYFDKD; from the coding sequence ATGAGGACCGTAAAAGTAGGGATTATCGGTTGCGGGATGATTGCGGGCGGGAAGCATATGCCGTGTTTGTCCAAGTTAGATAACGTACAGATGGTGGCCTTCTGCGATTTGAAGCCGGAACGAGCCGAAGAAGCCGCCCAAAAGTACGGCACGCCAGACGCAAAGGTATTTACAAATTATAAGGATCTGCTTGCCATGGAAGAGATTGAGGTTGTCCATGTGCTAACACCAAACAGCTCGCACGCAGCGATTTCCATTGATGCGCTTGAAAGCGGCAAACATGTCATGTGCGAAAAACCAATGGCCGTCACAGGTGCGGAGGCCAAAGCGATGTACGAAGCCCACTTGCGAACAGGCAAGAAGCTAACCGTCGGGTACCAGAATCGCTCCAACGCCAAGAGTCAACTGCTAAAAAAGATGATCGCCGATGGGGAGCTTGGAGATATCTATTTTGCAAAAGCGGTCGCTACCCGAAGACGAGGCGTGCCGACATGGGGCGTGTTTCTGGATAAAGAGAAGCAGGGAGGCGGTCCTATGATCGATATTGGAACCCACTCCTTGGATCTGATCCTATGGTTGATGGATAACTATGAACCGGAGAGTGTCGTCGGCAGTGTCTTCCATAAGCTGAAGTTTACCGAAAATGCCGCAAACGAATGGGGAGCTTGGGATCCAAACGAATTCGAGGTAGAAGATTCGGCGTTCGGGTATGTGAAATTTAAAAACGGAGCGACGGTCATCATTGAAACCAGTTGGGCCCTTAACATTGCGGAAGGTGGCGGCAACCTGCTGTGCGGAACGAAGGGCGGAGCGGATTTTGCTAAAAATGAACTGCGGATCAATGGCGAGCGGGACGGGAGTTTGTTCCTGAATAAAATCGAGGTGAATGCGAATGCGAGAGACCTTTTCAGGGGAGAAGAGATGACCGATTTCGAATATGAAGCCAAACAATGGATTCACAGTATCGTGAACAATACCGAACCCTTGGTTAAACCAAGAGAAGCGATGATTGTTTCACAAATATTAGAGGCGGTGTATATATCCGCAGATACAGGAAAAACCGTTTATTTTGATAAGGATTGA
- a CDS encoding Gfo/Idh/MocA family protein: MLNVAMLSKWHVHAEDYARKLQSHGNVKLTAVWDEQPERGSEWAARLGVDFEADLDALLQREDIDGVVVDAPTSMHADVMVAAAEAGKHIFTEKAMALTVEECDRISAAVRKAGVKFCISFPARTRPHQLFSKQLIDDHVLGDITLLRIRNGHDGALNNWLPDYWYDEKQTGGGAMMDLGCHPMYIASWLLGKPKRITSMFHYFTNRAVEDNAQCSIEFVNNAVALVETSLVTYRTPSALEIYGTEGTLMISDDTVRVISKKLELPFSGWISPAQLPKGQPLPIIQWADALIHDKPMPFGLEDGTKLTELLEAAYIAHKENRTVEFK; encoded by the coding sequence ATGTTGAACGTTGCGATGTTAAGTAAGTGGCATGTGCATGCAGAGGATTACGCAAGAAAGCTGCAATCTCACGGTAACGTGAAGCTCACGGCCGTATGGGACGAACAGCCTGAACGCGGAAGCGAATGGGCTGCCCGCTTGGGAGTGGATTTTGAAGCAGATTTGGATGCGCTGCTGCAGCGGGAAGACATTGATGGCGTCGTGGTGGATGCCCCTACAAGCATGCACGCAGACGTCATGGTGGCTGCCGCTGAGGCCGGCAAACACATCTTTACCGAGAAAGCCATGGCTCTTACTGTTGAAGAATGCGATCGGATCTCTGCGGCGGTACGCAAAGCAGGCGTCAAGTTCTGCATTTCTTTTCCCGCCCGTACAAGGCCGCATCAATTGTTTTCGAAGCAGCTGATCGATGACCATGTATTAGGGGACATTACGCTGCTGCGTATTCGTAACGGTCACGACGGTGCTTTGAATAATTGGCTCCCCGATTACTGGTATGATGAGAAGCAAACCGGGGGCGGAGCCATGATGGATTTGGGCTGTCATCCGATGTACATCGCCAGTTGGCTGCTCGGTAAACCCAAAAGAATCACATCCATGTTTCATTACTTCACCAATCGGGCAGTGGAGGATAACGCACAATGCTCCATTGAGTTCGTCAACAATGCGGTCGCTCTGGTCGAAACCAGCCTTGTGACGTACAGAACCCCTTCTGCCCTTGAGATTTACGGTACGGAGGGCACTTTGATGATCTCAGACGATACCGTTCGAGTCATCTCGAAGAAGCTCGAGTTACCTTTTTCCGGATGGATCTCACCCGCTCAACTCCCTAAAGGGCAGCCCCTTCCGATTATCCAGTGGGCAGATGCATTGATTCACGACAAGCCGATGCCCTTCGGACTGGAGGACGGGACGAAATTGACGGAGCTATTGGAAGCGGCATACATCGCGCATAAGGAAAATCGAACGGTAGAGTTCAAATAA